The segment ttatttattttactatctAATAATGACAATGACCTAAGTAAGCAGTTGAACTTGAAGGTCAACATGATTATTACTTGGATGTCTTCTGACTGCACCACGTGTAACTAAATTTCCCAAACATCGGACCCCACCAAAAATGTCTTTTGCAATTACATGCTTCTTTTCGATAGTTTGGACAAataaacatattatatataatacttttaatttatttcattttatattaattagtatATCTCTTGATTTTAGGCGCGTAGAAGTTAgtactttaatataaataaagttgaacaattaaatatatgagTAGTATgtgacataatatatataagatattatgtaagattaaaatttttatatataattttatataagacGTGTGTatctatttgtttaattttatatttgcttatatatacttaaaattgaaaaatataaatataaaataatgtcaaataaaaaattacatttatgtattatgtcttctTAGTTTTGAGCTGCCTGTCAATTAAATATTAGTTCCTCATAAATGTTTGGATATAAAAGTCATGAAAGTAATATGATTGTTTATGATCATTCACGAGGTGGGTTCCTGAAAATAGTTtatgagcttcaccaacaatttgtactcattttattctttttatatgtctcttttaaattttacatatttcTTAAATCGAAGacaatgtaaatattttattataatatgtatattgatgaatatgaaattttagatcTTGAGAGacgatttgaaataaataattaatttcgaGCGCAATGAGAAAACAAATCTTTAAAACtgctattaaatttttaaaataaaaattttaatgtagtagataaaaaattaatagacGAAAAAAGTATTGACcattttctaatattttcaacaataagtcttataaaaaattcaaaggaCAGCGAAACTTTTATTGACGtagaaaagataataaattgtcTTCGAGTATGTTGCtcatttcctttcttttctaaaattacTCATTTGGCTATAAAGTTTACGATTCACATTTTTCAAGATAAATTCTATTTCAATATGAGTGTTTgatcttaaaattttatgtgaaatttaatttaaagttatgcTTCAAGCTTGAAAAacaatttatagtttatttttttattttgtaactcACTTTTATAAACACagtattcaaatataaatattattttatatataacaaaaaatataaccaattattaaaaagaaatattattgaaCTAGTGATGTATACTagaaatagtaaatattttcgTCTAGCATAGGGTCAATGATTTGACAGAAGTACTTAGTAATTTAGTGGTTTGGTACAAAGATCAATAATGCagggattagtaatgcagggaTTAGTAATGTAGAGATTGGTAAtgcatgaattattattatcaagtgtttggttcattgtttTTTAACTAGTTTTATGTGTGGTTTAAAGTTCtagaaaaaaattctattcaATTATACCCTTGAGTTGTTATGAGATTTTTATGTTTCATGTAATTGGATCAAGGTAGATAATTGAcggataatattattttctcatAGCATTTTTAACTAGATAGGAGAATAAAACTTTGTTATCATATTCACTACGttctcacttaaattatttgaaagtaaataattgtcatctaTAAATTGGAGTCAATATCTCAAAATGTCACAcaactataataatatataggaaaaatttattgtactttgttttgtatcaataaatcttttaaaaaactctttatcatataataaataaaaataaacaatagatatagcaaaattaattaaactatttttatgatcgagatgttttatttatatgtatatgctcttgttttagactacttgtgtaatgtttaaTGAACTTCCGTTAAGAGACAATATTTGACTTATgaattgttcttaaattcatacatcaacattagcatattagtcggattatcatattttatattaataataagtagATTATATAACTCAtgttttagaaacaaaaaattatatctaaataataaaatttacaaattaatttatttaaacaaatttattagtataaatataaaatataaaatcaagaaaataaacaaaaggattaaaaggatttgagggggtatttttgtctttatctATATTAGTCCCATGGTATTAAATTAATACCACCAAATGAAAggtattagttatacacccTCTAATACCATGTAGGGTGTATAACTACTAGTATATACTAGATCACTACtagtatatatttatgttagggAAAAGACCCAAATATGCTGTTAAACTTTCAGAAAATGCTGATTTATatcatcagttaaaagtttggctcatttATATCATTACCGTTAAAGAAAAGGTTTgttcatgccattattttttaacggtaattttacaaaattatttttgacacgTGGCCAATTATAATCAtccacgtcatcaatttttttaataaaaaagattaaaaaattcaatttttattcagaagtttgattttttaattaaaaaattgataacatggccaattataattcgaccacgtcatcaatttatttaataaaaaaattttaaaaaaattaattcaatttttttttcaaaattatgactttttttattaaaaaaattgatgatgtgaCAAAATTATAGTTGGTCACGTatcaaaaatggttttgcaaaactaatggcatgaatgagccttttttttaattgaaatggTACAAATAAACGAAATTTTTAGCTGATGGcataaatgagtcttttctaAAAGTTCGATGTCATATTTGAgccttttttctttatattattattagtatatatcaaaattataaattattataatgtcccatcaaataacttaaatattttctactaaaatataaaaattttgagtCAAGTATATACTAGATCACTactagtatatatttattttattagtagtATATATATAGTGAGAATCTCCAAAGTTAAAAATGTAAATTACATAATGTCCCATCAAATAccttaaatattttctattaagatataaatataagttatgCCTCTTAAGAATGAACTACCCTActaataactaattaaaaatactCACTAGACAACCCCACTATaggtttattaattattaattcaaagaacttaatatatactaacacATATACATAGCTcgattattataatttaaataacttacaaaataacatattctcactaaaatattgtatttaattatcatcttttttttttggtttagatATACGATAATTTCGTGTTATTTATTGGGTATAGTAATAATAAGTTCAATTTAAGAAATAACATGAATATTAGAAAGGAAGTGATGAGTTTTCTATTTTAAACTATGTTCTAAAGGGAAGGATTTTGAACAAAATAATGTCATACTAAACATATTAGGATTAAAAGTAATACACAATGGGGGGTTGAATGACATTTTCTCAATGCATCAACCACAAAACTAATTtaggaataataataagaaaagtatattttcttatattggtgggattatgatatatatgttttcatatttttatcaatatcgGTAACAAAAGTAGagattataataaatcaataaaaatagatgaaaaaaaataatatatctagaatatcatttataaaaaagtatttgatgagaaattttaatgtatttgtattttataaaattttaaaaaatatattatatatataaaattgtacctttattattctaataatgagaagaagaaaaactttGTTAATCTTAATGTtagtcttatttttttaatcttggcAAGTCACAATTCAATGATTTACTGTTGTCATTCACGTgaattgttttttatattttcacatataactatttaaattaaaaatattattttaataaaattaatattattatacaatacaatttaCTGCATGACATTAGaaactcatttttaaaaatatacaacaaGAGTAGTAGCTATGTCAAATCCATCAAAAAtggatgaaaaaattaatatacatgAAATAGCATTATAAAAAAGTagttaatgatatttttattatatatttgtattttataaattaattaaaacaggtaaaaaggaaattatatgttcctaattttatttttaatcctcTGTTGTACCTTTACTATTCTCATGAGTAAAAAAagctttataaattttaatgatatctaataattttgatctagaaaaataaatcaaaatttaacaatttaCATTTACCATtcacaaatataatttataatttcacATATAATTGtttacacaaaatttatattttgatcaaattaatattatttaataataaaattaactaaaatatcATATTCAATTTGTAATCTCACGCAATTTTTGTGGTAGATATACGATTGTTTTGTGTTATTCTTTTGGTATAGTAATAATATGTccaatttaagaaataaaatgaatattacaAAGGAAATGATGAGTTTTCTATTTTAAACTATGTCTTAAAAAGGAAAGATTTTGAAACAAATTGATGTCATTCTAGACATATTAGGATTAAAGTAGTTCCATTTTCTCCATCCACGTACCACAAAacttatttagaaataatattttaaaatgtataatttCTATGCAGGTAGGATCATGCAtgtcatataatatattttttttctttatggtcacaaaaaatcaatcaaaagagatttaaaaacaatatattcaaaatatcataatttaatgggacatttttaataaatacaatttataaataattaaatagaaagtaaaaaaagaaaccACATTTAtatctaattaaaattaattttccatTATTCTAATAGAAAAGAAAACACTTTGTACTAAATGTTAATATTGTCTTATTGTTTTAATcttgacaaaaaaaatcaaaattaatttctaTACATGTAGgatcatgcatatcatataatatctattttttttgttacggtcgcaaaaatcaatcaaaagaGATTTAAAAACCGTATATTCAGAATATCAGAATTTAATGagtcatttttaataaatacaatttataaataatttaaaaaaagtaaaaaagatatCACATTTATATCTAACTAGATTTAATTTTCATTCTAATGGGAAAAAACACTTTGTACTAaatcttaatattattttattattttaatcttGACAAACAAGTCAAAATAATTTCTATACAGGTAGgatcatgcatatcatataatatctatattctttttcttatggtcacaaaaaatcaatcaaaagagatttaaaaaaaaaacaatatattcaaaatatcaGAATTTAATGAGACATTTTTATCAAAACAATttgtaaataattaaaaagaaagtaaaaaagaaaccatatttatatctaattaaatttaattttccatTATTCAATGAGAAAAGAGAACACTTTGTACTAAATTTAATATTGCCTTATTATTTTAATCttgacaaaaaaatcaaaattaatttctaTACAGTATACAGGTAGGATCATGcatattttactatatatatatatatgtacatacatatatatttatggtCACGAAAATCCAACTAAAAGAGATTTAAAAACCATATATTCAGAATTGCAAAATTTAAtgagatatttttaataaatacaaactcataaataactaaaaagaaagtaaaaaaggGACCACATTTatatctaattaaatttaattttccttTATTCTAATGAGGAAAAAAACTCTTTTTACTAAATCttgatattgtttttttattttaatcttaacaaacaagtcaaaatattttctatacaGCTAGGATCATGCATGTCAtgtaatatttatcttttttttttcttatggtcacaaaaaatcaaccaaaagagattaaaaaacaatatattcaAAGTATCATAATTTAATGagacatttttaataaatattttgtattattttataaataattaaataaagtaaaccaaatttatatctaattaaatttaattttccatTATTCTAGTGAGAGAAAAAACATTTTGTATTAAATCTTAGTATtgtcttattattttaatgtcGAGAAAGAAAGTCAAAGTACAATGATTTCACATGAATTGtacttataattatttaatacaaaaataataaaaagtaattattttttatgatagaAATATGTTCATTAAAGATTGTGTAAATTGTTTTGTAACGTTTTTTTGGGGGCTGTGAGTTGGCGTGAAGGCGGCAAATGGGCAAGTGAATAGCATATCTCCATATTCCGAAATTACCCCTATTTATAAGTAAGGCAGAATAGCACTTAAGTTTTGGCGGGCTggtgaaaatatttgtaatgAAAGGGTAGAGAAGTCATTTTAGCAGATCCTGGCGCTTAGGGTTTTCGGCAATGCCTTTATAAAGAGCACCATTTTCTATCCTGATCACCCACTTCTTCTGTCGGTTCTCTTACAGCAGTCGGTTTAATACTTTGATCATTTCTCTGTTTTTGCTTCCTCTGATTCAGATGGATCTAACTGATAAGGTGAGTGATCAACATTCatcattttaactttgatttgATCAAATTGATCATGCTTGTTTTTGTTTTACTctgttttgattttatttgattttaggtGATTGGATCTGAGGCAACGGAGATGACAACTCCAGAAGTGATGATTTCATCTGAAATGGAAGTAAAAGCTGCTGAAATGATGATTTCACCTGAAATCAAAGCGAAAGCTCCTGAAGTGATTTCCTCTGAAATCCAGATGAAAACTCCTGAAGTGATTTCATCTGAAATTCAGATGAAAAATTGTGTGAATTGTGGTGCTATGAAAACGCCTCTTTGGCGTAGTGGTCCTGCGGGTCCTAAGGTAAATTTACATGatcaattaatttgattttcgaAAATGTCGTGATTAATCTAATGTTGATCGGACGATGATTTGTTTGAAAATGCAGTCGCTGTGCAATGCTTGTGGCATCAGGAgcaggaagaagaagagagatcTGCTCGGGTTGAACAAGGATGAGAAAAAGACGAAGAAATCGTCTGCTAATTCTGCTAGCAGCAGCAATGTggacaagaagaagaagaagaaaatatgtgCAGTGAAGAATGCTGATGCAATTCCAATTCACTGGACTGATCTTGATGATGTTGAACAAGCTGCTTTCTTGTTGATGTGTCTGTCTTGTAGCTCTGTTTGTGCTTGATCAGGGCCATTGGTTGGTTGGTGGGTGAGGGAGTGAGTGATCAGTGGTGGGTAGTAGAATCATAAAACAGCAATAGATAAATAGTTGAGCAATTATTTCTCCTAGGACTTGAAAAGGATACTTTTATcctttttagatttttatttaatttattagtttaatCAAATTCCTTGTTATGCTTAAAAGATTCATCAAATATATGGAAAATTTACTTCTTTATCAAATCGGTTCCTTTTCATCCTACgtcacaattattattttcattaaataatgcATTTACAACCATCAGTATAAAAGTGTGGTACAAACATTTGACTAACTAATAATTTAATACAAACTACAATTTGGATTTGATCAGACGATGTTGACATGACAAACGAATATAACATGTGTGAAAATCTAAATCTCTGAATTTCTAAAATAATcgctttaatttaatatatgaaaatttagattaattgaatttttaaaaatatcgcTTTATTAGTTATgatttaatatgtatatttgaagaatttaatcaatattgataaaaaattatgccTTTTTGAGTGTGATGACAATTCATGtgttttttgagaaataatagCCTAATTGAATATTCCTAAAgaatttatttctctttttggaATCTGCTTAACGCGAACCTAATTTTCCAGCTCGTCattctgattttttttgttgatcctTTGCCCCCTTATGCCTGTCTACATTTTgtctaaattaatattttcattttttaaaatggaaaaggTCAAAATATATTCTTGTCTTTTGTAGTTttgctaatatattttaatcacatatattttattatggtCAAATACTTTGTtcaaatatgtttttgtttttatctttttttattccCTTAATCAAGTTACGAGATAAAATTATTCGATTGACATCAGATCTTGATGTGTTGTTTGGCTATGGATTTGATGTTGCTATGtgaaaaatttgagtttttaaaatatgtatttatgtgttgtaagtgaaaatttgaaaatatttaaagatttaGATTGTAAAAtctaatataattaaatgttataatcaaatgaatatttaatgatagaattttaaatctatttaaaatatctataattaaaattaaggtGTAAAAAATGAATCTAAACATAGGTAATCCGCCTAACCAGTTCAGAATAAGAAGGGTTAagctcaagataatttgaattgggttTAATCTCAACACATCTAAACCTAACTCATTTGAAGAGAATCCTCAATTGAGCCCAATTGaatctcaaatttaaatatgttctAAAACTTTTTACTAAGATATGTTCGTATATTTAATGTATGAATCAATAACTATTTAACATCCTTTAAGATTTATCTatctattttttactttttttttaaaaaaaataaatttcagttgaaattgaaattgtgattataaaatctaaatatcgatatgttaaattattgagattaatcgggtcAAATTGGGCACGTCAAGACCTAACCCATTTTttgttaggaccggaaataagcaggtgtaacgcggaagctagcaaagcaaacctcgaaagaccacgagtaagaagacaacgagaaatataccaaaagacatagagatttaacgtggttcggtcaatcgacctacgtccacaaaggagatgagcaatccactataaatatgagagtacaaaatacagagagaaacaacctcaaccaattcactcggaatacatgggaggttcacacaagtgataacgtatcaagcttgtgacccacaaattctccctctaaccaaaactctcaaacccttaagactacattgtgaatgctaattaagttagaaagaatatgcctctatttatagagtcctaaactttttcctacaagaaaagagaaaaggattagtcaatccaaaacattttcctacaaggaaaacctatttatggtaagaaatttagggtaAATAAAACCCAATAATTAGCCCAAAGTAAATTTGAGCGGGTCAAGACCCAatccaaattttatttcaacccattttaatattttcaatttcaaaccaACC is part of the Solanum lycopersicum chromosome 1, SLM_r2.1 genome and harbors:
- the LOC101265163 gene encoding GATA transcription factor 16, giving the protein MDLTDKVIGSEATEMTTPEVMISSEMEVKAAEMMISPEIKAKAPEVISSEIQMKTPEVISSEIQMKNCVNCGAMKTPLWRSGPAGPKSLCNACGIRSRKKKRDLLGLNKDEKKTKKSSANSASSSNVDKKKKKKICAVKNADAIPIHWTDLDDVEQAAFLLMCLSCSSVCA